A single region of the Nocardioides aurantiacus genome encodes:
- a CDS encoding TasA family protein, whose amino-acid sequence MSVRSALRNKRLVAAASVPVAVIASGALVWQSTYAAFSDTTSNPTSNWTTGSVKLADNDADTALFNATNLKPGATGARCITVTSTGTLASAVKLYGTGFTSTKSLGDVITLKVEEGAGATNAACAGFVADTAPAATVFNGSLSSFASGKTDFASGAGTWAPAGVTAGNSETKSYRVTYTLSSTANNTYQSGAASIGLTWEAQNS is encoded by the coding sequence ATGTCCGTCCGCTCCGCTCTTCGCAACAAGCGCCTCGTCGCCGCCGCCTCCGTCCCGGTGGCGGTCATCGCCAGCGGCGCGCTGGTCTGGCAGTCGACGTACGCCGCGTTCTCCGACACCACGTCGAACCCGACCAGCAACTGGACCACCGGCTCGGTCAAGCTCGCCGACAACGACGCCGACACCGCGCTGTTCAACGCCACCAACCTCAAGCCCGGCGCGACCGGCGCCCGCTGCATCACGGTCACCTCGACCGGCACGCTGGCCTCGGCCGTGAAGCTCTACGGCACCGGCTTCACCTCGACCAAGAGCCTCGGTGACGTCATCACCCTCAAGGTCGAGGAGGGCGCCGGCGCCACTAACGCCGCCTGCGCCGGCTTCGTCGCCGACACCGCGCCGGCCGCGACCGTCTTCAACGGCTCGCTGTCGTCCTTCGCCTCGGGCAAGACCGACTTCGCCTCCGGCGCCGGCACCTGGGCCCCGGCGGGCGTCACCGCCGGGAACAGCGAGACCAAGAGCTACCGCGTGACCTACACGCTCAGCTCCACCGCCAACAACACCTACCAGTCCGGTGCCGCCTCGATCGGCCTCACCTGGGAGGCCCAGAACAGCTGA